In one Rhodohalobacter sp. 614A genomic region, the following are encoded:
- the rpsT gene encoding 30S ribosomal protein S20 gives MPQHKSAIKRLRQSKKRRAHNNTRRSKMRTLVKKVMSASDKEQAEKSLKEAVSFIDRLAVKNIIHPNTAARKKSQLTTHVNNLS, from the coding sequence ATGCCACAGCATAAATCAGCAATTAAACGTTTGCGCCAAAGTAAAAAGCGCAGAGCACACAACAATACACGTCGCTCTAAGATGAGAACGCTTGTTAAAAAAGTAATGTCTGCATCAGATAAAGAACAAGCTGAAAAGAGCCTGAAAGAAGCGGTTAGCTTTATTGACCGATTGGCTGTTAAAAATATTATTCATCCGAATACAGCAGCCAGAAAAAAATCTCAGCTTACCACACACGTAAATAACCTGTCGTAA